In the genome of Bosea sp. ANAM02, the window TACAACACCACCAAGAAGCCCTTCGACGACGTCAAGGTCCGCCGCGCCATCAACAAGGCGATCAACAAGAAGGCGATCATCGACGCCGTCTATCTCTCCAGCGGCGTCGCGGCGACGAACCCGATCCCGCCGACGATGTGGTCCTATAACGAGACGATCAAGGACGACCCCTTCGATCCGGAGGCGGCCAAGAAGGAGCTGGCCGCGGCCGGCTATCCGAACGGGCTGGAGATCGACCTCTGGGCCATGCCGGTGCAGCGCCCCTACAACCCGAACGCCAAGCGCATCGCCGAGCTGATGCAGGCGGACCTCGCCAAGGTCGGCGTCAAGGCCGAGATCAAGAGCTTCGAATGGGGCGAGTATCGCAAGCGCATGCAGGCGGGCGAGCACCAGACGGGCATGCTCGGCTGGACTGGCGACAACGGCGACCCGGACAACTTCCTGCACACGCTGCTGGGTTGCGAGTCGGCCAAGACCAACGGCTCGAACGTCGCCAAGTTCTGCTACCAGCCCTTCGAGGAGCTGGTGCTGAAGGCGAAGAGCATCACCGACCAGGCCGAGCGCGAAAAGCTCTACCGGCAGGCGCAGGTGATCTTCAAGGAGCAGTCGCCCTGGTTCACCATCGCCCATGCGGTCCAGCTCAAGCCCGTCCGCAAGGAAGTGAAGGACTTCAAGCTCTCGCCGTTCGGCCGCCACACCTTCTACGGCGTCGACATCGGCAAGTGAGCCGAATTGCCGACCGCGCCGCGACTTGGCGCGGCTGATGCATGCCAGACGGCGCGGCCCCGGCGGGGCCGCGCTCCGGAAGGCGGAGACGATGGGGCACGAGGCCCCGCGCCCGATCCGCCTCTCCCGCCTCTGCCGAAAGAACCGCCCATGTCCGTTCGTGCCCGCTCCCTTGCCCTGACGCTGGGGCTCAGTGCCCTCATGCTTCCCGCCATCGCCAGCGCCCAGGCGCTCGTCGTGTGCTCCGAGGCCAGCCCCGACTATCTCAATCCGCAATTCACCGGCCAGAACACCGCCTTCGACGTCGCCGCGCAGATCTATGAGCGCCTGACGGCGACGGAGCGCGGGGGATCGCAGATCATCCCCAGCCTCGCCGAGTCCTGGACGATTTCGGACGACGCGCTGACCTATACGTTCAAGCTGCGCAAGGGCGTGAAATGGCACGCCGGCAAGAATTTCACGCCGACGCGGGACTTCAACGCCGACGACGTGGTCTTCTCGTTCCAGCGGATGCTCGATCCGAACCATCCCTTCCACAAGGTCGGCAGCGGCAATTTCAGCTTCTTCGCCGAAATCGTGAAGCCCAGCCTGAAAGCGGTCGAGAAGGTCGACGACTACACGGTCAAGCTGACCCTCTCGAAGCCGAACTCGCCGCTGCTCTCGGCGCTCTCGGTCGAGCCGATGTCGATCCTCTCGGCCGAATACGGCGCCGCGATGCTGAAGGCCGGCACCCCCGAGCAGATCGATTTCACGCCGATCGGCACCGGCCCATTCTCCCTGGTTTCCTATCAGAAGGACGCCGTGATCCGCTTCAAGGCGGTGCCGGACCACTGGACCAAGGCCGTCGGAAATCGCGACCGCATGGCGCTGGTCAACGACCTGATCTTCGTGATCACGCCGGATGCCGCCGTACGCTTCGCCAAGGTGCGCTCGGGCGAATGCCAGATCGCGCGCTATCCGAACCCGGGCGACCTGCCGGCGATGAAGGCGGAGCCGACGCTGAACGTGCTGCAGGGCAGCATCGCCGACCAGAGCTTCCTCGCCTTCAACCAGCAGAAGAAGCCCTTCGGCGACAAGCGGGTGCGCGAGGCCCTGGCCTATGCGACCAACATCCCGGCGATCATCGATGCGGTCTATCAGGGCACCGGCAAGATCGCCGCCGCCGCCGTGCCGCCCTCGCTCTGGTCGCATGATGCCGACCTGAAGCCGCGCCCCTACGATCCCGAGAAGGCCAAGGCCCTGCTGAAGGAAGCCGGCCTCGCCGACGGCTTCGAGACCACGCTCTGGGCCATTCCGGTGGTGCGCGCCTATATGCCGAACGGCCGTCGCGCGGCCGAGCTGATCCAGGCCGACTGGGCCAAGATCGGTGTCAAGGCGACGATCCAGACCTTCGAATGGGGCGAATATCTCAAACGCGGCCGGGCCGGCGACCATGAGGTCGGCATGTTCGGCTATACCTGGGACTATCCCGACCCGAGCCAGATCCTGCTCTCGGGCTGGACCTGCGAGGGCGTCAAGAGCGGCGCCAACCGCGCCCGCTGGTGCAACCAGGAGGCCTCGGACGCGCTGGCCAAGGCCAACACGATCACCGACCAGGGCGAACGGGCCAAGCTCTACAAGCGCTTCCAGGAGCTGTTCCACCAGGATGTCGCGGGTCTGCTCTTCGCCAATGCGCAGGCCTTCACGCCGGTGCGCAAGGAGGTGAAGGACTACAAGATCCACTTCTTCGGCGGCCAGCCCTTCTACGGCGTCTCCATCGCCAAGTAATCGTCCGTCATGCTCGCCGCGGCAGCCTTCCCGCTGCCGCGGTCGACTGCCTGCGCGGTCATGCGGGCCGCACAGGGCCTTCCTGGAGCTCCCCCATCATGCGCATCTATATTTCCGCCGATATCGAAGGCATCGCCGGCGTCGTCACCCGCGACCAGACCCTGGTCGAAGGTTTCGAATACCAGGCCGCCCGTGTCTGGATGACCGACAGCGTCACCGCGGCGGCGCAAGCCGCCTATGACAGCGGCGCCAGCGAGGTCGTGATCGCCGACAGCCATGGCCGGGCGCAGAACCTGCTGCTGGATCGACTGCCGCGCGACGTCCAGCTCGTGCGCGCCCATCCCCGCCCGCTTTCGATGATGCAGGGCGTCGAAGCCGGCGCCTATGAGGGCGCGCTCTTCATCGGCTACCACACGGGATCGACCAATCCAGAGGGCGTGCTGGCGCATACCTTCCGCGGCGCCTCGCTGCGGGAAGTGCGGGTCAACGGTGTCGCGGTGCCGGAGGCCGGCATCAACGCGGCCATCGCCGGGCATTTCGACGTGCCGGTCCTGCTCGTCAGCGGCGACGACGCCACCATCGCCGAGACCAGGGGGTTCCTGCCCGATATCGAAGGCGTGACGGTGAAATGGGCGCATAGCCGCCAATCGGCCCGCACGCTGATGCCGGAGGCTTCCTACGCGCTGATCGCGGAGGGGGTGAAGCGCGCCATCGCGCGGCGGGCCTCGATCAAGCCCTACCGGATCGCAGGGCCGATCACGCTCGAGGTCAGTTTCCTGTTCCGCCAGCCGGTCGAATATCTCGTCATGCTGAAGCTCGTCGAGCGGGTCGACGCCTTCACGATCCGCTATGTCGCGGACGACATCCTTGATCTCCAGCGCTTTTTGGTGTTTGCGCTGGGCTACAGCTCGACATTGCAATAAATCAAAACGACCTGCCGGCGCGCGGCGAACGCGTCCACGCCGGCCAATAACATTGGCAGACCCATGCTGCGCTTCATCTTCACCCGGCTGAGCCTGGTCGTCCCGACCTTCATCGGCATCACGCTGCTGGCCTTCTTCCTCGTCCGCCTCGTCCCCGGCGATCCGATCGAGACCATGGCCGGCGAACGCGGCATCGACGCCGCCCGCCACGCCCAGCTCCTGACCGAATACGGACTCGACCGGCCGCTGCTCGTCCAGTACGGCAAATATATCGAGCGCGTCGTGCAGGGCGATCTCGGCAAGTCGATCGTCACGCGCGAGAACGTGCTGACCGAGTTCGGCCAGCTCTTTCCGGCAACGATCGAGCTCGCGATCTGCGCCATCCTGATCGCGCTGATCGTCGGGCTCCCGGCCGGCATCATCGCCGCGGTGAAGCGCAACTCGATCTTCGACCATGGCGTGATGGGGATATCGCTCACCGGCTATTCGATGCCGATCTTCTGGTGGGGCCTGCTGCTGATCCTGCTGTTCTCGGTGCAGCTCGGCATCACGCCGGTCTCGGGCCGGATCGCGGTGCAGTATTTCATCGAGCCGGTCACCGGCTTCCTCACCATCGACAGCCTGCTCGCCGGCGATATCGACGCCTTCTGGTCGGCGCTGTCGCATCTCGCCCTGCCGGCGATCGTGCTCGGCACCGTGCCGCTCGCCGTGATCGCCCGCATGACCCGCTCGGCGATGCTGGAAGTGCTGGGCGAGGACTACATCCGCACCGCCCGCGCCAAGGGCATGGCGCCGATCCGGGTCGTGGCGATGCATGCCCTGCGCAACGCCCTGATCCCGGTCGTCACCGTCATCGGCCTGCAGGTCGGGGCACTCTTCACCGGCGCGATCCTGACCGAGACGATCTTCTCCTGGCCCGGCGTCGGCAAATGGCTGATCGAGGCGATCAGCCGGCGCGACTATCCCGTGCTGCAGGGCGGCACGCTGCTTCTCGGCATCGTCGTGATGAGCGTCAATCTCTTCGTTGACCTGCTCTACGGCCTGATCAACCCGCGCATCAGGCACGCGAAATGACCCGTCGTTCCGTTCTTCGCTCCCATTGGAGCCGCGTCGCATGAGCACCGAAACCATCAATGTCCCGGCCGCCGTGCCGAGCGTCGCGCCGCCCCATCCGCTGCGCGAGTTCTGGACCTATTTCAGCGCCAATCGCGGCGCCGTGGCCGGCCTCGTCGTCATCGTCCTCGTGCTGCTCTGCGCCCTGTTCGCGCCATGGATCGCGCCGCATGACCCGAACCTGACCAACAATACGGTCTTTCTGAAGCCGCCGTTCTGGCAGGAGGGCGGCTCGCTGTCCTATCCGCTCGGCACCGACGCGATCGGCCGCGACATCCTCTCGCGCCTGCTCTTCGGCGCGCGGCTCTCGCTCGTCATCGGCATCGCGGTCGTGGCGCTCGCCATCGTCGTCGGCATCGTGCTCGGGCTGATCGCCGGCTATTTCAAGGGCCTCGCCGATATCGCGATCATGCGCCTGATGGACATCCTGATGACGATGCCGAGCCTGCTGCTCGCCATCGTCATCGTCGCGATCCTCGGCCCCGGCCTGATGAACGCGATGCTCGCGGTCGCCATCGTCGTGCTGCCGCATTACGTGCGCATCACGCGCGCCGCCGTCATCGCCGAGGCGAGCAAGGACTATGTCGTCGCCGCTCAGGTCTCGGGCGCGCAGACGGTGCGCCTGATGTTCTCGGAGATCCTGCCGAACTGCGCCGCGCCGCTCATCGTGCAGGCGACGCTCGGCGTCTCCACCGCGATCCTCGACGCCGCCGCGCTCGGCTTCCTCGGCCTCGGCGCCCAGCCGCCGACACCGGAATGGGGCACGATGCTCGCCGATGCGCGCGAGTTCGTGCTGCGCGCCTGGTGGGTCGTCACCTTCCCGGGTCTGGCCATCCTCATCACCGTGCTCGCCTTCAACCTTCTCGGTGACGGCCTGCGCGATGCGCTCGACCCCAAGCTGAAGCGCTGATCCCATGCCCCTGCTCGAAATCGAAAACCTCAGCGTCGAGTTCCCGACCTCCCAGGGAACGCTCCGCGCCGTCGACCGCATCGATCTCACCCTCGACGAGGGTGAGGTGCTTGGCGTCGTCGGCGAATCCGGCTCCGGCAAATCCGTCACCATGCTCGCGCTGATGGGCCTCGTCGGCTATCCCGGCCGCGTCCGCGCCGACAAGCTGCGCTTCGACGGCCGCGACCTCCTGACCATGTCCGCGCGCGAGCGCCGCCAGCTCACCGGCAAGGACGTGGCGATGATCTTCCAGGAGCCGAGCACCAGCCTGAACCCGTGCTTCACCATCGGCTTCCAGCTCGCCGAGACGCTGCGGAAGCATGAGGGCATGGACCGCAAGGCGGCGAAGCGCCGGGCGATCGAGCTTCTGGAACAGGTCGGCATCCCTGCCGCCGAGAGCCGCCTCAAGGCCTTTCCGCATCAGCTCTCGGGCGGCATGAACCAGCGCGTGATGATCGCGATGGCGATCGCCTGCAATCCGCGCCTGCTGATCGCCGACGAGCCGACGACTGCGCTCGACGTCACCATCCAGGCGCAGATCCTCGAACTGCTCATGACGCTGCAGCGCGAGCGCAACATGGCACTCGTCCTGATCACCCACAACATGGGCGTCGTCGCCGAGACGGCGCAGCGCATCATGGTGATGTATGCCGGGCAGATCATGGAGGAGCGCAAGGTCGACGCGCTCTTCGCCGATCCGCAGCATCCCTATTCCGCCGCCCTGCTCGCCGCGCTGCCGGAGCGCAGCGAGGATGCAACCCGGCTCGCCACCATCCCCGGCATGGTGCCGGGCCTGAACGACCGGCCGAAGGGCTGCCTGTTCAGTCCGCGCTGCGCCTATGCGACCGATCATTCCCGCAACATCCAGCCGGAGCTCCGCAACTGGGCGGACGGACGCGTACGCTGCCATTACCCGCTCGGCGATCTCCAGCGCGATGCCGCGCGCGCCCGCGACGAAGCCGGCCAGGCGAAGGAGGCCGTGCGATGAGCAACCCGGTCATCGAGGCGCGCGAGCTGACCCAGGTCTACCCGGTCAAGCAGGGGCTCTTCCGCGCCCCGGCGCAGTTGCAGGCGGTGAACAAGGTCTCCTTCGCGGTCGAGGCCGGCCGCACGCTCGCCGTCGTCGGCGAGTCCGGCTGCGGAAAGTCGACGCTGGCGCGCATGGCGACGCTGATCGAGAAGCCGACAGCGGGCACGCTGACTCTCGACGGGCTGGATGCCGTCTCGCCGCCGGCAAGCGAGCGTCGGCGACTGCGCCGCACGGTGCAGTTCGTGTTCCAGAACCCCTATGGCTCGCTCAATCCGCGCAAGAAGATCGGGACGATCCTGGAGGAGCCGCTCAAGATCAACACCGACCTCTCCCCGGCCGATCGCACCGAGAAGGCCCGCGCGATGATGGCCAAGGTCGGCCTGCGGCCCGAGCACTACGCCCGCTACCCACACATGTTCTCGGGCGGCCAGCGCCAGCGCATCGCGATCGCCCGCGCGCTGATCCTCTCGCCCAAGGTCGTGGTGGCGGACGAGCCGGTCTCGGCGCTCGACATCTCGATCCAGGCGCAGGTGCTGAACCTGCTCGCCGATCTGCAGGACGAGCTGAAGCTCGCCTATCTCTTCATCTCGCACGATCTCAGCGTCGTCCGCCACATCGCCCATGACGTGATGGTGATGTATCTCGGCAATGCGATCGAACACGGGCCGAAGGAGCGGATCTACGCGCGGCCGCTGCATCCCTACACGCAGGCGCTGCTCGCTTCGACCCCGCGCGTCGACGCCGGCAAGCGCGAGCGCATCATCTTGCGCGGCGAACTGCCCTCTCCGCTCAATCCGCCGAAGGGCTGCGTGTTCTCGACCCGCTGCCCGCATGTCACCGATCGCTGCCGCGTCGAGCGCCCTGAGAAGCGCGAGATCGACGGCCGCGCGGTCGCCTGCCACTACGCCGAGGAGTTTCTCGCCACGGCCGCTTGATCCGAGGAGAACTCGTCGGGCAGTGACGGCACGCCTCATGCCAAACTAGCCCACTCGTCTCCCATCGCATTCCGGCTGCCGTTGGGTTCGCCGCCCGTAACGCTTGCGCTTTCATGTTTACAGCGCGCCGACTTGTTTCAATGCAATGCAACCTTCCACGAACCATCAGTTCAGTCCCAATGAAAACTGGACGAGTCCGCGGTTGTGGAGTCAGATTGCGCTTCCGGTTCAAAGCGACTGGAGAGCGGAATGCGCACTGAAGCTGAGACGATCAACCGCCATATCGGAGATCGGCTGCGCGTTATCCGTAAGAAACGCGGCCTGAGCCAGGCTGACCTTGGGGCCGTCCTCGACGTCTCGTTCCAGCAGATGGGAAACTACGAAAAGGGCAAGGACCGCCTCAGCGCCGGCGCGCTCTTTCTGCTTGCGCGCTTCCTCGGGATCAGCCCGGCGGCCTTCTTCGAAGGCCTGTCCTCGCCCGAAGCGGGCTTCGCCGAGGATGGCGCGGCCTACGCACAGGCGATCGAAAGGCTACCCCAATCCGACAAGCTCGACGCCGCATTCGGGCGCATCCGCTCGCAGCGCGACCGGGCGCTTGCCGTCGCGATCGTGGAGACAATCGCGCGGCGCGACGACGGCGCGGCCTGACCGCATAATCCGCGAAGCAACCCAGGCGGCCGGGTGCATATCCTCGACCCAACCTCCTGGATTGCTTCATCGCCCGTTCCCCGCAATGGCGGCTTGCGCGGAGGGCAACCTCCTGTCGGAGCAATGCCCCACCGGATGGCCTGCATTTTGGCCTGTCCGGCAGGCCCTAGCCACGCCCCTCATTCAGCTCGCGCTGCACGGCGATGGCGATATCCGGCCGGTCGGTCGTGAAGGCACTTACGCCATCGGCGAAGGCCTTGCGGATCGCCGGTTCGTCATGGGCACCGTAATAGCCGAGTGTCACGGCCTCGCTGCGGCAGACCTCCCCATCACCGTCCCTCGCCTGACTGATGCGGATCGCGATTTCACGCACGCCGGTCGCGATCGCGTCGCGGCAGAGGCCGCGCAGATCGCGCGAGGGCGGCGCCAGCAGCTTGTCCGCGATGAGCCAGATCGACGGCGACGAAGGCGCGAGGCATCGCAGCTCGGCCAGCGTCGGCAGATCGAAGGAGGTGAAGGTCGTCCGGTCGAGCAGGCGCCTTTCCTTCAAGCGCGTCACCACCTGTGCCTCCATCCCCGGATAGCGTGCGCCACCCTGGCGCGTCTTGAGCTCGATGCGCAGCCTGATGCCGCTCGGCTCAAGGATGTCGAGGACCTCGTCGAAGCTCGGAATGGTCTCGCCGTCCGCTCCGATCAATTGCACGGTCTGCAACGCGGTCCAGTCCATCTCGCCGACCGCGCCGTCTCCCGAAGCCGTCCGGCCCAGCAAGGGATCGTGATGGACGACCAGCACGCCGTCGCGGCTGCGATGGATGTCGAACTCGATGAAATCCACCGGCAGGGCCGCGGAATTGCGGAAGGCGAGGCGGCTGTTCTCTGGCCAGATTCTGGCGCCGCCGCGATGCGAGGCGATGTCCGTCATATCTCTGTCACCCTACGGAGCGATGCCTGTGTATGCAATATAAGTTGCCGATTGGCTAATCTGCAATTTAACTTGCAGATTACTGCAAGGCTCCGTTAGGCTGCGGGGCATGGACGAGACGATGAACCTGACGGAGATCATCGCGGCGCGACGGGAGGAGCTGACCGAGTCGGATCGCCGGCTGGTCGAGGTTCTGCTGGCCAACCGCACGGCGGGCAGCTTCCTGCCGTCGCACAAGGTCGCCGAGCAGGCCGGCGTGCACGCTTCCACCGCCGGGCGCCTTGCCCGCAAGCTCGGCTTTGCTTCCTACCGCGAGATGCGCGGGGCGCTGCAGGACACGGTCGTCGCCGATCTCGACGCCTCGGTCAGGGTGCGGCGCCGGCTCGACCGGGTGCGCGGCGATTCCCTGCTCGGCTCGGTCGTCGAGGGCGAGATCCGTGCGCTCGGCGCGCTGGTGAGCCAGATCTCCGATGCCGAGATCGTCGCGGCAGCCGGGATGCTGCGGCAGGCCGGGCGCATCCTCGTCGCCGGCGAGGGCCATGCCAGCAGCCTCGCCGACCTGTTCGTGCGGCGCCTCGTCCGGTCCGGCTATCGCGCGGCGGTCGTCGCCCATGCCGACTGGCAGGCGGCCGACCAGTTGCTCGGCCTGGCCGCCGGCGACGTCGTCGTCGCGCTGATCTTCCGCCACGAAAGCCCGGCGATGACGCGCGTCATCGCCTGCGCCCGCGAGATTGGAGCGAAGACGCTCCTGGTCACCGACCGGCGCACCGGCGTGCCGGCCTGCGACCTCCAGCTCGTCGCTGCGCGCGGCGAGCTGGGCGAATTCCATTCGCTGACGGTGCCGATGGCGATCTGCAACACGCTGATCCTGGAACTGTCGCGCACCGATGACGGCCGCTCGCTGGAAACACTGGCGAAGGTCGAGACCCTGCAACGCCTGTTTCGCGGCAAGCCCGGATAGGGCTGCCGCAGCGACGATGACGGAACACCAAACGATTCCGATGGGAGGATGACATGACGAACCCGATGACACGCAAAGCGCCGCTCGGAATCATGCTTGGCGCAGGCCTCGCCATCGCGGCCGGGTTAAGCGCCACCGCACAGGAACGGCCCGCCCTCACGGTCGCTGTCAACGAGCTTGCGCGCTCGCTCGATCCCGGCGAGCACACCGGCAATGTCGACATCCGCATCTACTATTCGATCTTCGATACGCTGATCCGGCGGGACTTCGCCAAGCCTAAAGCCGACGGCGGCGCCAATCTCGTGCCCGGCCTCGCCGAGAGCTGGTCGTGGTCGACGCCGACCACCTTCGACCTGAAGCTGCGCCGCGGCGTCACCTGCCACGACGGCAGCCCCTTCGACGCGAACGACGTGCTGGCAACCTTCTCGCCGGATCGGCTCTGGGGGCCGAAGGCCTATTATCCCGAAGGCCGCGTCTATTTCGGTCATTTCACCAATGTCGAGAAGCTCGACGACTTCACCGTCCGGATCACCGTGGCGCAGCACGACCCGATCATCGAGCACCGCCTGTCTAGCTACATGTCCTTCGCGATCTGCGACGAACCGTGGAACGCCTTCCGCAAGGAGGGGGTCGATTCCAAGGTCTGGATGGACCAGGCGGCGAAGGCGCTGCGCTGGAAGCCGGTCGGCACCGGCCCCTACAGCTTCGTCGACTACCAGAAGAACGACAGGATCACGCTCGCGGCCTTCGACCGCTATTACGGCGGTGCGCCTGCGGCCAAGTCCATCACCTTCCGCTCGGTCCCCGAGGTCGCGGCCCGCGTCGCCGGCCTCGTCGCCGGCGATTTCGACATCGCCGTCGAATTGCCGCCGGACCAGTGGGACGGCCTGAAGCGCTACAAGGACGTCTCGGTGAAGACCGAGCCGCTGGAGAACAGCCATGTCCTCCAGTTCAACACCAACGACCCCGTGTTGTCAGACAAGAAGCTGCGCCACGCGATGAGCCTGTCGATCGACCGCAAGGCCCTGATCGACGCGCTCTGGAAGGGCCAGACCTTCACGCCCAACGGCCATCAGCTCCCGAGCTTCGGGCCGATGTATGTGAAGGAGAACAAGGGCTACGCCTACGACCCGGCGCTCGCGAAGAAGCTGCTCGCGGAAAGCAGCTACAAGGGGCAGGAAATCTCCTACCGGCTGATCCCGAACTACTACCTCTACAATGTCGAGGCGGCGCAGGTGATCCAGGAGATGTGGCGCGCGGTCGGCATCAATGCCCGCATCGATTTCGTCGACAGCTTCAAGGAGGTGCGCAAGCCGGGCGCCCAGGTCTTCGCCTGGTCGAACACCTACCGCGTTCCCGACCCCTCCGGCGCGATCCTGACGCTCTGGGGTCCCGACAGCGAGAACCAGAAGACCTGGAAGCTCTATGGCGCGAGCCCGGCCTTCAACGACGCCGCCAAGGCGCTGACTGCCGAGACCGACGAGGCCAAGCGCCGGGCGGTCTTCGCCAAGCTGCTGACGGCCTTCGAGGACGATATGCCGATGACGATGCTTTACAACCCCGTCACCGGCTATGGCGTGAAGAAGGGCATCGAGTGGACGCCCTACAGCCAGTACTACATGGACTTCCGCCCCTCGAACTTCTCGCTGGCCGCGAAGTGACGGAAAGGGAACGCAGGATCGGCCCCGACGGGGGCGGCGATGCGCTGCTCTCCGTCGAGGGACTGACCGTCGGCTTCCGCACCGCCAGAGGCTATGCCGACATCCTGCACGCGGTCTCCTTCGCCGTGCGGCCGGGCACGACGACCTGCATCGTCGGCGAAAGCGGCAGCGGCAAGAGCGTCTCCTGCCAGGCGGTGCTCGGTCTGCTGCCTGGGAACGGGCGCCGGACGGCGGGGCGCATCCTGTTCGAAGGGCGCGACCTCGCCGCCGCCAGCGAGGCCGAGCTGGAGACCATCCGCGGCCGCGGCGTCGGCATGGTGTTCCAGGACCCGCTGGGATCGCTCAACCCGCTGCACACGGTCGGGACACAGTTGCGCGAGACCTTGCGCCTGCACACCGCGCTTTCCGAGCCGCAGCGTCAGGCCCGCGCGCTGGAGCTTCTGCGCCTCGTCGGCATCCCCGAGCCGGAGCAGCGCCTCGCATCCTATGTCCACCAGTTCTCCGGCGGCATGGCGCAGCGCGTCATGATCGCGATGGCGCTGGCTTGCGAGCCGCGCCTGCTGATCGCGGACGAGCCGACCACCGCGCTCGACGTCACCATCCAGGCGCAGATCCTCGACCTCCTGAACAGGCTCAAGGCCGAGCTCGGCATGGCGATCCTGTTCGTCACCCATGATCTCGGCGTCGTCGCCGAGATGGCCGACGACGTCGTGGTGATGCGCCATGGCCGCGTCGTCGAAGCCGGCCCGGCGGAGCGCCTGCTCAAGGCCCCTGAAGCGCCCTATACGCGCGAGCTGCTGGCAGCGATGCCGCGCCTCGACGTTGCCGCGCCGGTCTATCGCGAACGGGCAGCGTCATGAGCGCCGCGATCGAGCCCTTGCTGCGCGTCTCAGGTTTGCGCCGGCATTTCGGCGGCGGGCGCACCTTCCTGCGGACGCAGCGGACCATCCGCGCCGTCGAGGACGTCTCGCTGACCCTGCGGATCGGCGAGACGCTCGGGCTCGTCGGCGAATCCGGCTGCGGGAAATCGACGACAGGTCGAATGATCGTCGGGCTCGAGCGGCCGAGCGGCGGCGAAATCCTGTTCAAGGGCCGCGACCTCACAAGCCTGACGCCGAAGGATTGGCAGCGGCAGCGCCGCGACATCCAGATGATCTTCCAGAACCCGCAATCGGCGCTCGATCCGCGGCTCAGCATCGGCCGGCAGATCCGCGAGCCGCTCGACCTGCACGAGATCGGCGAACGCAGCGGGCGCGACGCGGAAGTCCTAAGCCTGATGCAGGCCGTGGCGCTGGCGCCGGAGATGGCGGACCGCTTCCCGCATCAGATCAGCGGCGGGCAGGCACAGCGGGTGGTGATCGCGCGGGCGCTGGCGATGAAGCCGAGCCTGATCGTCTGCGACGAGCCGGTCTCGGCGCTCGACGTCTCCGTGCAGGCGACGGTGACGGAGCTTTTGCAGGAGCTGCAGGAGCGCTTCGACATCGCCTATCTCTTCATCTCGCACGACCTGCGCGTGGTGAAGAAGCTCTCGCACCGCATCGCCGTGATGTATCTCGGCCAGATCGTCGAGGAAGGCCCGACGGACCCGGTCTACCAACAGCCGATGCACCCCTATACGATGGCCCTGCTCGCCGCGATTCCGGACCTTTCGGCCGCGCGCGAGGCCCGGTCCGTGCGCCTCGCAGGCGATCCGCCCTCGCCGGCCAACCCGCCGGCCGGCTGCCATTTCCACACGCGCTGTCCCTATGCCCGTCCGCGCTGCTCGGCCGAGATGCCGAAGCTGCGTCCAATGGGCGAAGGCCGCAGCGTCCGCTGCCATTTTGCTGGTGAACTGGGAGTTGCGTCATGACCCCGCCACTCGTCATCGCACATCGCGGCCATT includes:
- a CDS encoding ABC transporter substrate-binding protein → MSVRARSLALTLGLSALMLPAIASAQALVVCSEASPDYLNPQFTGQNTAFDVAAQIYERLTATERGGSQIIPSLAESWTISDDALTYTFKLRKGVKWHAGKNFTPTRDFNADDVVFSFQRMLDPNHPFHKVGSGNFSFFAEIVKPSLKAVEKVDDYTVKLTLSKPNSPLLSALSVEPMSILSAEYGAAMLKAGTPEQIDFTPIGTGPFSLVSYQKDAVIRFKAVPDHWTKAVGNRDRMALVNDLIFVITPDAAVRFAKVRSGECQIARYPNPGDLPAMKAEPTLNVLQGSIADQSFLAFNQQKKPFGDKRVREALAYATNIPAIIDAVYQGTGKIAAAAVPPSLWSHDADLKPRPYDPEKAKALLKEAGLADGFETTLWAIPVVRAYMPNGRRAAELIQADWAKIGVKATIQTFEWGEYLKRGRAGDHEVGMFGYTWDYPDPSQILLSGWTCEGVKSGANRARWCNQEASDALAKANTITDQGERAKLYKRFQELFHQDVAGLLFANAQAFTPVRKEVKDYKIHFFGGQPFYGVSIAK
- a CDS encoding M55 family metallopeptidase — translated: MRIYISADIEGIAGVVTRDQTLVEGFEYQAARVWMTDSVTAAAQAAYDSGASEVVIADSHGRAQNLLLDRLPRDVQLVRAHPRPLSMMQGVEAGAYEGALFIGYHTGSTNPEGVLAHTFRGASLREVRVNGVAVPEAGINAAIAGHFDVPVLLVSGDDATIAETRGFLPDIEGVTVKWAHSRQSARTLMPEASYALIAEGVKRAIARRASIKPYRIAGPITLEVSFLFRQPVEYLVMLKLVERVDAFTIRYVADDILDLQRFLVFALGYSSTLQ
- a CDS encoding ABC transporter permease subunit, which codes for MLRFIFTRLSLVVPTFIGITLLAFFLVRLVPGDPIETMAGERGIDAARHAQLLTEYGLDRPLLVQYGKYIERVVQGDLGKSIVTRENVLTEFGQLFPATIELAICAILIALIVGLPAGIIAAVKRNSIFDHGVMGISLTGYSMPIFWWGLLLILLFSVQLGITPVSGRIAVQYFIEPVTGFLTIDSLLAGDIDAFWSALSHLALPAIVLGTVPLAVIARMTRSAMLEVLGEDYIRTARAKGMAPIRVVAMHALRNALIPVVTVIGLQVGALFTGAILTETIFSWPGVGKWLIEAISRRDYPVLQGGTLLLGIVVMSVNLFVDLLYGLINPRIRHAK
- a CDS encoding ABC transporter permease subunit, with amino-acid sequence MSTETINVPAAVPSVAPPHPLREFWTYFSANRGAVAGLVVIVLVLLCALFAPWIAPHDPNLTNNTVFLKPPFWQEGGSLSYPLGTDAIGRDILSRLLFGARLSLVIGIAVVALAIVVGIVLGLIAGYFKGLADIAIMRLMDILMTMPSLLLAIVIVAILGPGLMNAMLAVAIVVLPHYVRITRAAVIAEASKDYVVAAQVSGAQTVRLMFSEILPNCAAPLIVQATLGVSTAILDAAALGFLGLGAQPPTPEWGTMLADAREFVLRAWWVVTFPGLAILITVLAFNLLGDGLRDALDPKLKR
- a CDS encoding ABC transporter ATP-binding protein, which translates into the protein MPLLEIENLSVEFPTSQGTLRAVDRIDLTLDEGEVLGVVGESGSGKSVTMLALMGLVGYPGRVRADKLRFDGRDLLTMSARERRQLTGKDVAMIFQEPSTSLNPCFTIGFQLAETLRKHEGMDRKAAKRRAIELLEQVGIPAAESRLKAFPHQLSGGMNQRVMIAMAIACNPRLLIADEPTTALDVTIQAQILELLMTLQRERNMALVLITHNMGVVAETAQRIMVMYAGQIMEERKVDALFADPQHPYSAALLAALPERSEDATRLATIPGMVPGLNDRPKGCLFSPRCAYATDHSRNIQPELRNWADGRVRCHYPLGDLQRDAARARDEAGQAKEAVR
- a CDS encoding peptide ABC transporter ATP-binding protein, producing the protein MSNPVIEARELTQVYPVKQGLFRAPAQLQAVNKVSFAVEAGRTLAVVGESGCGKSTLARMATLIEKPTAGTLTLDGLDAVSPPASERRRLRRTVQFVFQNPYGSLNPRKKIGTILEEPLKINTDLSPADRTEKARAMMAKVGLRPEHYARYPHMFSGGQRQRIAIARALILSPKVVVADEPVSALDISIQAQVLNLLADLQDELKLAYLFISHDLSVVRHIAHDVMVMYLGNAIEHGPKERIYARPLHPYTQALLASTPRVDAGKRERIILRGELPSPLNPPKGCVFSTRCPHVTDRCRVERPEKREIDGRAVACHYAEEFLATAA